The genome window ACCATAAATTGGGTGCATGTCTTTTTTGTAGTTAAACGAAGGTGACAATTTGATTGCACATCACTGTCAACCAGCACAAATGTTAAATAGAAACACAAACCTTAAATATTGCGCGACGACCCACATTGCGTCAAGCGTATGTTATAAATCGTATATTTCATACCAGATCACTAAAACTTCTAACTCTTATCTCGGAAATTCCATTGGTTTTAGGGATATGTATAGGACTTGGGAGTTCTGTCGAATTAAACTCTTGTCCTTGTTTAGAGCATATTTTTCTGAAGTCACATTCTTCACACTTGCTATTACTTGGGCGCATAGGGAACTCCCCATCAAGAATTCTATTTACAGCCCATTCAATATTCTGAATAGCTGCTTGAATTGCTAAATCTGTAATTGGAACATTTACTCTATTTGGTGATTCTCCAGTATTGGGTGCTTTTAGCAAGTGAACCGAGCCTGTTTTAGCGTTCTCCCCAAGAACAATATCAGCTGCATAGGCGTATAGCTGAACTTGCAATGATAGATTGATCCAAAAAAATGGATTTAACTGCCCTTCAGGGAAGTCCATTGACTTGAAATCAATTACTCGTGCTTCCAGAATATTACCTTCGTTGTCCTCTCTTAAAAGCAAATCAATTGAACCTGTTATTAAGGCTCTGTCTGCTTTTATCTCAAACCGCTGCTCTAAAGACCGGCTTTGAACAAAATCATCTGGATATCCTTCAACATAATTCCCAACAAGTCTTCTTGATGCATTTTTTGCCCTCTCATATGGGCCTTCTCTTTCAGGGTCTCTTGATGGAAAAACATGCTTTAAATGAAAAACATCGTTGGCAATTTCTTCAGCTTGTTCCCTTGATGGTGTTGAGTTATTGAAGAGTTGATGTATTCGATTTATTGCTGTGTGGGTTGTTAAGCCATAACCGAAAAGCTCAGGTACAGCTGGGCTATAACCATAAACTTTCCTAAATTTATATTTCATGGGACATTCCAAGTAGTCCTTTATTTCAGTAAAACTTGTAGGCATAGATTCTTCATCAATACGCATACGTGGTTCGGCTCTTTCAATATTGTCAGGTAAATGTGTTGCATCACTAATGATTGACGGATAATTCAGCCCCTGTATCCTAAGTTTGAATGGGCTAGGGGTTTTAGGTCTTTGCAATCCTGGCTGAGTGCTGCTGCCTGTAATGTACAAAAACCGTTCTGCTCTAGTCAGTGCTGTATAAAAAAGTCTTGCTTCTCCAGCATTATTTGTTTGGTAAAGTCCTCTTGATAAAGGATTTTGAATTAAGTTCAGTGGTAACCAACCAGTGTAATTGCTTCTTCTCAATGGAAACCGTTGCTGAACAACGTCTACGATGAAGACCACTGGAAATTCAAGCCCCTTCATTTTATGAACAGTCGAAATTGTAACGGCATCGGGTCTTGATGTTAACTCTACTTGGGTGGTGTCATAACCGGACTCAGCAACATTTTTAAGAAAATTTAGAACGCTTTGATACCTCAGACCAGTATCTATACTCACAAAAACCTTTTCAATGTCCAATATTATTCCACTAAAAACTCCTAAATCACGCATTACCTGTTCAGGATTATGAAACTCTGTTGTTGACAAATTAAATGCTTCAATTAATTCATGAACCAATAATTGCGGATAAACTTTTCTTCTTGCCCCGCCAATCGGTCTGTGTATTTGGTTATTCCAATCAGCTAATATTTCTAAAAATCTATTTAAATCAGCATTTGGGAAGACAGGTAAAACATTTGAGTTGAAAAAATTAGTTGCTTCCCTTCTTGGATAACCGGGTTCTCTTAATAGTCCCATTGAATCTCTGAGTGTTCTTGCATGGAGTCTTTCAAAAATAGAACCCTCCGCTTCAATAATATAATTTATCTCAGCATCAGAAAGAGCATTTGTATATTCTCTGTGGTATGGTGCCCCTCCATTTCGTGTGCCGCCTTGTACCGAACGCATCAGTATTGCGAAATCAGATTTTGTTAGTCCTCTTTCAAAGCCGTCACCTTCAACGTATTTAGTGCCAATCAATTCGTTTATTCTCATAGCAATCCATTCAGCTTCATCATTCTTACTGTCAAACCATAAATTCCCAAAGTGCTGAATATTTCCTTCCGAATTGGATATTGGTGATTTATCAATTCTGGCAGTACTAAGCTCAAGTTGAATAAACCTGTCTGAAGCAGAAACTATTGTGCTTGTGCTCCTGAAATTAGTTGATAAAGTGTGTGTGGAGCAATTTGGATATCTTTGGTCGAATTCAATAATATTCCTAACATCTGCTCCTCTCCAACCATAAATTGATTGGTCATCGTCACCAACAACAAACAATGACCGTAGACGACTATATAAACCTCTGATTAGCCTTTCCTGAGAAATATTGACATCTTGATACTCATCAACCATAAGATGGCTAGCACAATCAAGTGCGATACTCATCTCAGGATTATTATTTTCGAGTGCTTCTACAACCAATCGTACCATTAAGGAAAAATCAATATATTGGTCAGCATTCAATCGTGAATTAATATTTTGCAAGCTTACACCTAATGCTGGATATTCCCTTCCGATATCATCTAAAGATAACATTTCATCATTTGCCATCTTCCATGCATTTGAAACTTCGGCTATAGTTTGAAACATTCTTGCGTTTTTAGTTTCCTGAAGTACGTTTAGCCCTAATTCATAATATCGCGATAGCAAAAATAGTTTTAATCTATTTTCGTCAAGAACTTCATACTGCCGATATTTTGCATTCATTGAGCCAAGGAGATTTTTACAAAAAGCGTGTATTGTCCCAATATACATTGCCCCCACAAGTGCCACAGGCAGACCAGTTTCTTCAAACGCATTTGCAACACGTCTTTTTAAAGACTCGGCGGCTTTTTCTGTAAATGTGAATGCAATTATACTTTCTGGTCTTGCTCCTTCATGTATAAGCCTTGCTATCCTAAATGAGAGAGTTCTAGACTTTCCTGAACCAGCACAAGCCAAACACAAAATTTCATTTGTGTCATCTATTACCACATTGTATTGGTCATTTGTAAGTGAAATATCAGAAGCTGTAAAGGTGTCTCGGAATAACGGCATATTAATTATTTTTGATTAATGTAAGTTTGAATGTGCTGTTTAATGTTCTCAGCTTGAATCCTACTAAATTCCGGGGGTAAAGCGTTCCCAATCATCAGTGCAATTTTCGTTCTTGGTGCACCAATCGGAAACTTATATGTCTTTGGAAAAGTCTGTAGCATAGATGCTTCCCTTGCTGAAATACATCGATCTTGTTCAGGATGTAGAAAGCGTCCTTTAGAAGGGTTTAAACATCCACCAGTTATTGTAGTAGAAAAATCATCCCATCTTAATCTTCCATATACATCATTAAATCCGACATTTTCTTTCTTGTGACATTTAAGCTGTCTGTGTTTCCCTAAATCTTTTCTACTACCACCATTCTTTGGAATATCCTTAATAAAATTTAATATTTTTTCTGAATGAATAGGAAAGATTTGATGCAAAGGGTCTTTTGAATTCTCGGGTTTCGGTAGTTTGCCAATCACCTGTCGTACTGTTTTTCTCTTTTTAGTCGATTCTGCAATTTTAAGTGGTGCCAATCTGGACCCAACTAAAACTAATCTTTTTCTATTCTGAGGAACGCCATAATCACTGATGTTAACCACTTTCCAGTCCGGCTTGTAATAACCAGCTTTTTCAAGATCCTTAAGTGCTTTTTTAAATGATTTGTCAAGAGCTAAACCCGGTACATTCTCCATCATAAATGTGTATGGCTTTAACTCTTTAACAAATCTCACAAATTCTGTGATAAGCTCATTTCTGTCATCTTTCACAGGTTCGGGCTTATTAAGTCTCCTTATGGAACTAAATCCTTGGCATGGAGGACATCCAGCCAATAAGTGAATTGTTTTTTTACCAAGTTCTTTCTTTACTTCTTTTGTAGAGACGTGTCTGATATCGCTAGTTATAACTTTTGTATTCTTATGATTCAGTTTGTACGCCTTTGCTGCAATTTCATCAATCTCAAAAGCCAATTTTGTCTGGAAACCAGCTTTTTGGAGTCCCTCTGTCAATCCCCCAACTCCACAAAATAAATCTATTGATATCAATTTCATATGTAGAATATCGTTTTTCTAATTTGGATTTCAAAGTTTTTCAAATACACAACGCTGGCTGTTTAGAAGCACTACACTGTCAGCCACACACAATCTTTGGTAGATGATCAAAGCTAAATTTAACCAGTGAACCGACAATTTTTTGAAGGTGCTGTTAGCTATCGTTTTTCTTTTCATACTCGGTGTCTCTTACTATAATGAAAAATGTCGGCATACCTTGTTCGTCTTCAATTTCTATAGAATATTTATCATATTCATTAAAGTCGTTGAATAGATTAACTATGTCAGCCAAAGCATTACCTCTTTGAATTCTACTTGGGATTACACCTCTTCCAAGATTGAGAAGGTCGTATAAAATGCAATCCCAGTCAGGGTTTGGTGGAGTAAGTGGATTTTCAAAAGGAAGCCCTAAGTCGCCAACAAGAATTCTATTTAAAAAAAATCCCCAACTATATGCTAAATTTGAGTTCCAAGGAATCAGTCTCAAGTATGGAAATTTGTTAAGAATTAAATAATGTAATGCTTTAGTTCTGCCTTGGCTGTAGTCAGGTAAATTTCTTTCTGGTGTATTGATTATTGAATTATTATAAACTGTTACAGGCATTAAAAAAGTTATGTCGCTGTCGTATAAGCATTGTTGCGATTTGGAAGTCAATTTTTCGTCTTTTTTTGCCTGCAATATTACAGCACTCCTAAATACTGGTGTCTTGTTTTTGTCTAACAAGCAAAATACTACAAGAAGGTCACCAAGTTCGCAACTTGGAGTGTCACCTGTGCATAAATTTATCGATGAAATGTGTCTCGTTATTCTTGGTTTTTGATGAATAAAAACAGAAGCAAATTTTACTTCGTATGACGCATGGCTTAATATAGGTGCTAGATTTCTATTTAGATAATCAATACCTACATTTCCGTCCAGCAAAAAACTTTTTATTATATGAGGCTCTGTCTGATTAAAGTCAATTCCATTCCAAGAAGTTCTTGAATGATTTATTATGTCTTGTGAAAAGGTTGATACACTTTTAACAAACTTGTCGTATTCTGGTGATGGTGTCATTTTCGTGTCGTTTTAAAATATCCGTTAACGTTCCCGGGCTTTCTAATGTACGGGTTTCGTTAGCTTTCCCGGAGAAATACTGTTTCAAATTTACAACTTTCTTGTCCACGAAGTACACTCGCATTTTAGAAAGCCCGTGTTATAAGCTGTTGAGAGTGAAGGTTTTGAACTAATGACCTCTTTTCCCAGCATCTAAAAATATAAAGACTTCGAAAGGTTGACAGTCTTTTTTAATGAAATATAGTTTATAAAACTTAAGTATCGGGTCCAATAACTTATAGGTAATTTTTGATCACTCACAACGCTAGTATTCATTGTTCTACCTTCTATAACTATTGAGTATCCGCAATATTGCGAGCCTTTCTGACCTGTCCTCAACCCATCTACCCGGTATCAACAACCCAGATTTTGGCTTTAAAAATAAGAATATTTTAATTTATAGAAACTGATTTGCTGGTTATGAATGAATCCCATTCCTCTGCAATAATCTAATGACAGTTCCAACCCGCGCAACTTTTAATTATGGCGAATTCGCCATAATTTCAACCCGGATTTTAGCTTCAAATATAATAAGAAACTCAATATCTCTACCCGCCTCCTGAAAACCTGGCGCTACCTGACAGCCCGTCCCCTTGCCGGTACTTTTTTTTACCTTTCCCCTGCTCTCCGGTTTTGGTTATTTTTACCCAACACATTTTCCGGATTTTATTATGAAAAGATTATTCCTGGCATTTTGGCTCGCAGCCGCTTCTTCCGGCTTATGGGCGCAGACTGACACAATAAATTATACCACCCCGCAGGCCGGCTTCACTTTTAATCATACACTCCCGAAACTTTACACCATTCAGACCGCCCGCGTGCTTAACCCTCTGGATCTTTCCATAATCCTCGGCGGCGCATTCGGCTTTGAACGGGATAACGGCTTCCTCGGCTCGGTGGCTTTTGGCCTGGGGGGCTACGGCGATATTGAAATGGCTACTTCCTCCCTGATGGCTTCCCTTTTCTCCAGAGATGAAAACTACGGCAACATCGCGCTCAAAGGAAAGCTCTATACCGCGGATGACCGCTCCTGGCAGCTTAGCGCCGGCATGAGGTCAAACTCCTCCTGGGAGGGCTCCTCATCCGATGAAGAAGCTATCAGAACTTCCGCTGAAGACCTCTACCTCCTCGGGCTCAGGTATGTGGATTATAAGTGGCGGATGACCAGCTTATATCTTTCATTCACATACGCAAAATACGGGGATGTTGAACTGCACGGCGGACTGACCATTACCGATATCCGCTATAAAGATGCCCAGCTTTATTTTACCAATGCTGTATGGAATTATAACCCGGTTACGGTGAAGCAGAATATGGTCAACTTTTTCTTCGGGTTTGACCGGCGGCTTAACGAACGCACCACCATGATTGCCGAAGTGCTGAGCACTCCGGTGATTGCAGTGGACGCAAAGAATACCAAATTTGTGGTTGAACGCAGATACAGCGGAAGTGTTGGGCTCCGCCTTTTTGTGAACCGCTATTTTGTACTCGATACCGCGCTCCGCTATCAGGATGATTTCAGTGGTATTGCCGATACTCAGGTGCGCGTGGGTGTGATGGCTATGTGGAATGCTGCGGGACACTGAAAAATAATTGTGAATTGTGAATGGTGAATTGTGAATTGCTCTTTGTGAGAGGTTTTACCGGATTTTAGAATTGAACTCAGCGGGACTTTGCGGTTAACTTTGCGCCCTTTGCGGTAAAAAAAATTTCGTACCCTTAGAAAGGTTGTAAATTGAATTAAACTATTCTGGCGCTTCTGTTGTCAAAAAATACCGTGCCGGTTACGGCTTATATCATAATTCTAATTTGACAGATTGTCATCTGACTTTACGAAACAGGAAGAATTCAGTGGCATTGTTCATTTTTCATTATTCATTTTTCATTTTTTATAATTCTTTATGCGTCTCTTACTGATACATTTTTTTCTGCTGACCGTCCTAACCTTCTCCCAGGGACTTGAAGTCTCCGGCACGGTTAAAGACAGCTCAGACGGCAAAGCCCTCATCGGCGCCAATATAAAACTGGAACATCTGCGCAACCCGGATTATTCAAAATACGGCACCACCGATGCTTCAGGCAAGTTCCGTTTCACCGGTCTGAATCAGGGGCGGTATATACTGGAAATCTCCTTTATCGGCTACGAAAAATATACCGACACACTCCGCCTCCGCAGTGAAAGCAGTAATCTGAAAACCATATTCCTGAAACGCTCACCCATTGAACTGGAAGACGTAACCGTTACCGGGCAATCCATCCCCGCGATACAAAAAGAAGACACCATAGAGTTCAGTTCAAAATCATACAAGACCAATCCCGATGCAAACGCTGAAGATCTTGTGCAAAAGATTCCCGGTATCACCAAAGAAGACGGCGTAATAAAAGCACAGGGGGAAGAAGTAAAGCGGGTACTGGTTGACGGCAGGCCCTTCTTTGGTGATGATCCGAACGCAGTGCTGCGTAATCTGCCGGCCGAGGTGGTTGACCGGATTCAGATATTTGATCAGATGAGCGAGCAGTCGCAGTTTACCGGCTTTGATGACGGCAACGCAAGCAAAACCATCAACATAGTAACCAGACCCGAACGCCGCAACGGACAGTTCGGTAAACTCTACGGAGGTTACGGCACCGAGGACCGCTACTCAGGAGGAGCAGTATATAATATATTCAATAATCAGCAGCGCATCTCGCTTCTCGGACTGACCAACAATGTCAATGTACAGAACTTCTCATCGCAGGATCTTGTTGGTGTTTCATCAGGCGGGGGAGGCGGGGGGCGCGGCGGCAGAGGAGGGGGCGGAGGTGGTTTCACTCCCGGCAACTGGGGCGGCGGCACTGCCTCAAACTTCCTTGTGGGTAATCAGGACGGCAATACCAGAACAAACTCCTTCGGCGTTAATTATACTGATGCCTTTGGTGATGATTTCCGCGTTACCGCGAGCTACTTTTTTAACAATACCGATAACAGCACCAGCCAGCGGAGCGAGCGGGTCTATTTCTCCGATTCGGCGGTTTATAATATATATAACGAGGATTACGCCTCAACGGCTGACAACTTTAACCACCGCTTTAACGGCAGATTTGAATATACCATTGACACTTCAAGCTCCCTGCTCCTTACGCCCCGCTTCAGCGTGCAGGATAACTCTTCATCCAATGCCACCATTGCTTTCTCCGGCTATTCAGACGGAACAGCGCTGAGCGCGACTGATAACATAAACAACACTGATGCTTTTGCCTGGAATTTTTCAAACGAGCTTCTCTACCGGTATAAGTTTGACACCCCGGGGCGCACTCTTTCAGTGTCGCTTAACACTTCGGCTAATGACAGACAGACCGATCAGCTTCAGGATGCGGTAACCGTGCGCAATCTTGCCGGAGGACTTCTGAGCCTTACGGAAAACCGTGAGATTGACAATCCCGTAAGCGGATATACCCTGGGCGGAAACATCGTATATACTGAATCAGTAGGCGAAAAAGGTATGCTGCAATTTAATTTTAACAGCTCGCTGACCAACAGCATCAGCAATAAGAAGGCACATCTGCTAAACCCGGCGGACAACACCTATTCCCTGTTCGACACACTCCGCTCCAATGAATACAATAACGATTATATAACCTACCGCCCGGGAGTGTCATACCGCTGGCGTGATGATTTTCTGAATCTGATGGCAGGTGTCTCCTATCACTCATCATCACTGAATGGCGAGCAGGTTTTCCCCTATACAGAAACGGTTGATAAAACCTTTGAACGGGTGCTTCCTTCATTCAGAATGCAGATGCAGTTTTCTCGCACGGAAAATCTCCGTCTGCAGTATTCAACCAACATCAGCCAGCCCTCGGTAAGCCAGCTGCAGAGAACGGTTGACAACAGCAATCCCCTTGCACTCCGCTCAGGTAATCCTGATCTGGCAGAAGAGTTCAGCCACCGCCTCAGCACCAGATATATGAGCACTGACCCGGCAAGCGGTACAACCTTTTTCGCGATGATGTTCATGAATTATACTCAGCAGTATATAGGAAACTCCGTAACGCAGGGACGGGGCAACATGACGCTTCCGGACGGCACCCCCCTCCCCGCCGGTGCTCAGCTGACGGCTCCTGAGAATTTTGACTACGCCCTTTCGCTCCGTTCCTTCATCAGCGGCGGACTCCCCGTTTCATGGCTGAAAAGCAATCTGAATCTGAGCACCGGTTTTAATTACGGCAAGACGCCGGGGCGCATTAATCAGAGCATCAACTTCTCCCACACCTATTCAGTGAACACCGGTATATCACTGACAAGCAATTTCAGTGAGAAACTTGATTTCCGGATTGGCTACTCCCCGGTCTGGTATAAAACCCGCAACGAGCTTGAAACGGCGCAGAGTGATGAGTATTTCGTTCACAGCGGAAGCGCTAATATTAACTGGTTTCTGCTTGATCAGCTTTTCGTGAAAACCGATTTCAGCGCTTATTATAATGCCGGGCTCCCTACTGATGCCAGACGGGACTATTATATCTGGAGCATGGGGATGGGCTATAAATTCCTTGAAAATAACAGGGGGGAAGTGCGCCTGGATATCTTTGACATCCTGAAACAGAATGAATCCCTGAGCCGCTCAGTGAACGAACTCTACGCTGAAAACCGTTCAACCGCGGTGCTGCAGCAGTATTTCCTCCTCACGTTTACCTATAATATCAGGGCTTTTACGGGAAATTAAGGCAAACGCCCCATCCCGTATAGTTTACCGTGTTCTTATGCCGGAAGTCCCGCTTCCGGCATTTTTGTTTCTGATTACGGGCAACTATTTAATTTTTCATGTAGTTCGCATTCCTTATTTTTCAGCAATTGAAATATTCCTCTTACACATCATCGGAGTTTGTTAATGCCCAAAATGAGGTTCATGACCATTGAGCGTCACATCATCGAAGGAGAAAAAAAGCATCCCGGAGCTACCGGAGAGCTCAGCCGCCTGCTCAGCGATCTGGTGCTCGCCTTCAAAGTAATTTCTCTGGAAGTAAATAAAGCCGGACTGGTTGACATACTCGGTTTTGCCGGCTCTGAAAACGTTCACGGCGAGCAGGTTAAAAAGCTTGATATGTATGCCCATGAAATGATGTTCAAGGCAATGGACCACGGAGGGCATCTCTGCATTATGGCATCAGAAGAGGAAGAAGAAATTATCCATATTCCCTCCAATTACGAAATCGGCAAATATGTGCTCCTTTTTGACCCGCTTGACGGCTCTTCCAATATTGACGCCAATGTGAGCATCGGAACCATCTTTTCAATATATAAACGCGTTTCGGAAGACGGACATCCCGGCACTCTGGAGGACTGCCTGCAGCAGGGGCTTCATCAGGTGGTTGCCGGTTATGTGGTTTACGGCTCAAGCACCATCCTGGTATATACCACCGGTGACGGTGTGCACGGCTTTACACTTGACCCCTCTATCGGGGAGTTTATCCTTTCACATGAGGATATACGCATTCCGCAGAAGGGTAAAATCTACAGCATCAATGAAGGCAATTACAAATACTGGCACCCCGGACTGAAGAAATATATAAAACATCTTCAGGAAGAAGATCTTGAGTCACAGCGCCCCTATTCATCCCGCTATACCGGCTCGATGGTGGCGGATGTTCACCGCACCCTCCTTTATGGCGGCATCTTTATGTATCCGGCCGACTCCCGCAGTCCCAAAGGCAAACTCCGCCTGATGTATGAATGCAATCCGATGGCAATGATTATGGAAGCAGCAGGAGGAAAAGCATCAGACGGAAAACAGCGGATTCTGGAAATTCAGCCGACCGGACTTCACGAACGCACCCCCATCTTTATCGGAAGCGAGTACGATGTTAAGCAGGTGGAAGAATTTATGGCGAACGAGGAAAGTCTCTCATGGATAGATAAACTATAAACAATTAGGAATTAGTAATTAGTAATTAGTAGTTAGTAATTAGTAATCAATGTACAGCGTACAATTAACAACGTACATTGATTACAATTTATTTCACAATTCACAAATCATACTTCACAATTCACAATTCATACTTCATAATTCATACTTCATAATTGTATAATGAATTTTCCGGCAATGCCGCCCGGAGCAGTAATAATATATACACCCGGAGCAAATATCTTGTTTACCATAACCGGGACAGATGAAGCAGCCACTTCCGCCATCAATTCTCCTGTTATCGAATAAATCTTTACCCGCATCCCCTCTTTCCCTTTTATATAAATCTTCCCCTTTGAAGGATTAGGATACACGCTTACTGATACATCAGAACTGCTGCTACTGCTTTCATTCTTTACTCCTGAGACAGCAGGAACTGTTATCATCATTCCATTTTCTGATTCAGTAAAAGTTGTATCAGAAGTATAAGCAGTAACACGCCAGAGCCATTCCCCTGACGGAGCATCGTTCAGAGTAAACAGAGTATCCGCTGTGTGATATATAAACCCGGGCTGTGCGGCACCCGGTGCTGAGAGGGCAATTTCATAACGCACTGAATCCCCGGGCAGCAGAGGAAGGGATGCATTCCACACGAATAAAATATCATCAGCCGGCTGTGGTCCTTCAGGCCCAATCTGTCTGAAGCGCCAGGGTTTCTGCGGCGCATGCGTGTCAGCATAAACGATCTGTGTGTCAGTGAGTGCCGGATTCCCGAAAAGCCACTTATGCATGGTGGTATCCCCCTTCAGAAAAAGATTACTGGCAGCAGTCAGATATCTTCTGGTAATGCGCAGCTGCTCACCGCGGCTGAGGTAACCGCGCAGATCTGACCAGTCAAACGTTGATACATCCATAAACTTTGTGTGGTTGCCCCCTTTTAAGATATTCAGCGCCTTAAAGGGAGGAGCATTATTATACATCGGTAGCTGATTGGTGCTGACAGGAGTCACTCCGTCATTCTGTCCGGCGATGATATATACCGGCGCTTTTGCCTGCCCCATGACCTGAATCGCCGAAGGATTGGTTTCAGCCGGAGC of Ignavibacteriales bacterium contains these proteins:
- a CDS encoding ATP-dependent helicase; the protein is MPLFRDTFTASDISLTNDQYNVVIDDTNEILCLACAGSGKSRTLSFRIARLIHEGARPESIIAFTFTEKAAESLKRRVANAFEETGLPVALVGAMYIGTIHAFCKNLLGSMNAKYRQYEVLDENRLKLFLLSRYYELGLNVLQETKNARMFQTIAEVSNAWKMANDEMLSLDDIGREYPALGVSLQNINSRLNADQYIDFSLMVRLVVEALENNNPEMSIALDCASHLMVDEYQDVNISQERLIRGLYSRLRSLFVVGDDDQSIYGWRGADVRNIIEFDQRYPNCSTHTLSTNFRSTSTIVSASDRFIQLELSTARIDKSPISNSEGNIQHFGNLWFDSKNDEAEWIAMRINELIGTKYVEGDGFERGLTKSDFAILMRSVQGGTRNGGAPYHREYTNALSDAEINYIIEAEGSIFERLHARTLRDSMGLLREPGYPRREATNFFNSNVLPVFPNADLNRFLEILADWNNQIHRPIGGARRKVYPQLLVHELIEAFNLSTTEFHNPEQVMRDLGVFSGIILDIEKVFVSIDTGLRYQSVLNFLKNVAESGYDTTQVELTSRPDAVTISTVHKMKGLEFPVVFIVDVVQQRFPLRRSNYTGWLPLNLIQNPLSRGLYQTNNAGEARLFYTALTRAERFLYITGSSTQPGLQRPKTPSPFKLRIQGLNYPSIISDATHLPDNIERAEPRMRIDEESMPTSFTEIKDYLECPMKYKFRKVYGYSPAVPELFGYGLTTHTAINRIHQLFNNSTPSREQAEEIANDVFHLKHVFPSRDPEREGPYERAKNASRRLVGNYVEGYPDDFVQSRSLEQRFEIKADRALITGSIDLLLREDNEGNILEARVIDFKSMDFPEGQLNPFFWINLSLQVQLYAYAADIVLGENAKTGSVHLLKAPNTGESPNRVNVPITDLAIQAAIQNIEWAVNRILDGEFPMRPSNSKCEECDFRKICSKQGQEFNSTELPSPIHIPKTNGISEIRVRSFSDLV
- a CDS encoding DNA cytosine methyltransferase, coding for MKLISIDLFCGVGGLTEGLQKAGFQTKLAFEIDEIAAKAYKLNHKNTKVITSDIRHVSTKEVKKELGKKTIHLLAGCPPCQGFSSIRRLNKPEPVKDDRNELITEFVRFVKELKPYTFMMENVPGLALDKSFKKALKDLEKAGYYKPDWKVVNISDYGVPQNRKRLVLVGSRLAPLKIAESTKKRKTVRQVIGKLPKPENSKDPLHQIFPIHSEKILNFIKDIPKNGGSRKDLGKHRQLKCHKKENVGFNDVYGRLRWDDFSTTITGGCLNPSKGRFLHPEQDRCISAREASMLQTFPKTYKFPIGAPRTKIALMIGNALPPEFSRIQAENIKQHIQTYINQK
- a CDS encoding outer membrane beta-barrel protein; the encoded protein is MRLLLIHFFLLTVLTFSQGLEVSGTVKDSSDGKALIGANIKLEHLRNPDYSKYGTTDASGKFRFTGLNQGRYILEISFIGYEKYTDTLRLRSESSNLKTIFLKRSPIELEDVTVTGQSIPAIQKEDTIEFSSKSYKTNPDANAEDLVQKIPGITKEDGVIKAQGEEVKRVLVDGRPFFGDDPNAVLRNLPAEVVDRIQIFDQMSEQSQFTGFDDGNASKTINIVTRPERRNGQFGKLYGGYGTEDRYSGGAVYNIFNNQQRISLLGLTNNVNVQNFSSQDLVGVSSGGGGGGRGGRGGGGGGFTPGNWGGGTASNFLVGNQDGNTRTNSFGVNYTDAFGDDFRVTASYFFNNTDNSTSQRSERVYFSDSAVYNIYNEDYASTADNFNHRFNGRFEYTIDTSSSLLLTPRFSVQDNSSSNATIAFSGYSDGTALSATDNINNTDAFAWNFSNELLYRYKFDTPGRTLSVSLNTSANDRQTDQLQDAVTVRNLAGGLLSLTENREIDNPVSGYTLGGNIVYTESVGEKGMLQFNFNSSLTNSISNKKAHLLNPADNTYSLFDTLRSNEYNNDYITYRPGVSYRWRDDFLNLMAGVSYHSSSLNGEQVFPYTETVDKTFERVLPSFRMQMQFSRTENLRLQYSTNISQPSVSQLQRTVDNSNPLALRSGNPDLAEEFSHRLSTRYMSTDPASGTTFFAMMFMNYTQQYIGNSVTQGRGNMTLPDGTPLPAGAQLTAPENFDYALSLRSFISGGLPVSWLKSNLNLSTGFNYGKTPGRINQSINFSHTYSVNTGISLTSNFSEKLDFRIGYSPVWYKTRNELETAQSDEYFVHSGSANINWFLLDQLFVKTDFSAYYNAGLPTDARRDYYIWSMGMGYKFLENNRGEVRLDIFDILKQNESLSRSVNELYAENRSTAVLQQYFLLTFTYNIRAFTGN
- the fbp gene encoding class 1 fructose-bisphosphatase, whose amino-acid sequence is MPKMRFMTIERHIIEGEKKHPGATGELSRLLSDLVLAFKVISLEVNKAGLVDILGFAGSENVHGEQVKKLDMYAHEMMFKAMDHGGHLCIMASEEEEEIIHIPSNYEIGKYVLLFDPLDGSSNIDANVSIGTIFSIYKRVSEDGHPGTLEDCLQQGLHQVVAGYVVYGSSTILVYTTGDGVHGFTLDPSIGEFILSHEDIRIPQKGKIYSINEGNYKYWHPGLKKYIKHLQEEDLESQRPYSSRYTGSMVADVHRTLLYGGIFMYPADSRSPKGKLRLMYECNPMAMIMEAAGGKASDGKQRILEIQPTGLHERTPIFIGSEYDVKQVEEFMANEESLSWIDKL
- a CDS encoding T9SS type A sorting domain-containing protein; amino-acid sequence: MKTALFLLSFSFLLLAQPEQPGPYQQGTVSYQIQRGNRQFNTTFYYPALSGGSAAQPDTANGPYPVFVFGHGFFMQVSYYTTMLKHLASHGYIVAAPQFSDTQHGELANDMIAIIQWLHAQNRTPGSIFYHLADTLFTGVSGHSMGGGASLLAVTRSDLIRLAVPLAPAETNPSAIQVMGQAKAPVYIIAGQNDGVTPVSTNQLPMYNNAPPFKALNILKGGNHTKFMDVSTFDWSDLRGYLSRGEQLRITRRYLTAASNLFLKGDTTMHKWLFGNPALTDTQIVYADTHAPQKPWRFRQIGPEGPQPADDILFVWNASLPLLPGDSVRYEIALSAPGAAQPGFIYHTADTLFTLNDAPSGEWLWRVTAYTSDTTFTESENGMMITVPAVSGVKNESSSSSSDVSVSVYPNPSKGKIYIKGKEGMRVKIYSITGELMAEVAASSVPVMVNKIFAPGVYIITAPGGIAGKFIIQL